The genome window TTGTATATCATAGAAGAACGAGAAGAATACATGAGTATCTGCCTGACAAACCTGCCTCCTCAGCACGGGTTCCGcaacgcgcgcggcgcgaattatatcgacgtACTTAGGACGTATCTGCGTAGACAGCATCGCTCACAAAGCTGTCGATTTTAATCGCGCCACGCGCGGCTCTGTTGTTGTGCCGAGGGGGCTAGTCCTTGTGATCCTAAACCATCTCCATAGATTGGTCCATTCCAACTTAAATGCACACAAAAACATACTTTACTCCGCCACGCTGTTCCATTGCGAGTTGGTGGATGGTGCCGGAGTTTTCAAGTCATGCGAAAGCCTTTGAAACGTTAATACTTTATCGTTAGGTACCTATCTTAATTATTTGATTTCAGCCCGTCCATAAAGATTGCTCAACTACTATTTGACTACGGCGCTATTCTAGTGCCGCGTGCGAGACCTACGGATACAGGATTATTTCTGCGTGAGcttcattattatttgataTCGATTTAGAcaaatagtacctacctacacctaAAACGGTGAATTAACTGTAACTCTACACTGATTAAGATCTGATTATGATCATTATCAACCAGTCTTACCTATAGTGGTACCTAATATAGAAGTCGCCATCGCCGGTTACGGCTTGGATGACGTGATAATGAATTTGCAAGTTTTTAGCTCTATCGCTGAACACGCATGGAACTATTTTTATTGTCAATAAGTAGTTCATCATATTTATCTAAACGATGAGGTAAAGAGTCGTCTTTCTACTTAGCGGTAACTTTTCGTAGTAGGTACATAGGTACGACGAATAGAAACATAGAAATAATATAGAAACGAACTGCTTACATAGGTAAGCAGTTCGTTTATCTTTTagtttagtaaatataaaaaccttTCAGAATTCATCATGATGTGTACGCCTACAGCGGAAGAAGAGAAAATTATATATCTTTTAATAGAAAAGGGGGCACAAGTAAACGATATGGAAGCCCCCGGTCAACGTCAAGCCCTGCACTTTGCAGCCATGAGCAACAACTGTGAACTAGTCCGCATCCTTTTCCACTTAGGTGCAAATCCAAAATTGTTGAACCACAGAAACGAAACTCCTTATGAAGTTGCTAAAATTTACAAATGCAAAGAAGTCGCCGCCCTGATAGCTAAATTGACTTATGAATCGGGCTTGGCCACTTCGGGGGAAGTTACCGCAAACACGGCAAAACCAACAGACGAAAACAAACAATCGACAGACAAAGAAAAAACAGGAAACACTACTTCGACGGAATTCACAGTGGAACCGTCTACACAGAATGTAAATAAAATGGAGAAGAAATGAAGAAGAAAttaatttcttcttatacaaTTAGGttcttaggtacttaagtaacttTTAGCTGCAGTactgtattttacttttattttttgacgtgacttattgtagattggccgcagatggcattaactacttggccggacaaatggggagcgctgaaggctctcacctggtacaacgtttaagacaacaggcttgaaggtgccagttgagcgcgaacctcggctcagggcgtcgtctgagaggaaaaattttgaaagaatgaatcgaccctagtgggtcgatagcgataagcgctgattgaggaaaatcgttGACCACCCTGGCGGgatcagtatcggggtcctgaagtgtttagtgtcgcgagctgataggCTGCCTTTattgctagagtaatcgggtcgtcgggatcgtattaatatacggcttccgaatacatcctgcTAAGGGACGGTACtgatccttcggacgccgataggtacttttcagtaccgtcccttagcgggatgtattcggaagccgcacaACTACcaagggatttgggtggtgcggagcagaatcggaaaacgttttgaagctaatttgaacaATTTGGCAATGGTTGGTCAATGTGCAGTTTTTCATTGCGAAGAAACAACGGAGCTCCCGttgctttccgcatgaaacgattttgtattagcCAACAGCTtacgtagtaggtacctagataCCCAGTAACGAATTTGATTATGCGCAGTGCGGTGAAAGcaattacttataataagtaTGTACGTAGTGCTAGCGGCCACGTTATGTAgaagaaataattattattatgttgttgtttttccTTAAGACTTATAAAAGGATGTTTTTAGgttcttatatacttacttaattatttccCATTAAAGAGATTCTATTCATGTCTGTAAAGAGTTTAATTTTGTAGCTACCTATGTAACTAGATACTACCTACTGAAAGGACCTCAGGAAAAGACTGAAAATTGTGGATAAAAACCAAAAGGTTTAGAACGTTTTTATTTCTATCGAATCTTTTTTGGCCAGTAATAGATCtagaaaactaataataattatatttaatatctaCCACAGTATGATAAATCTAGGGATAATA of Pectinophora gossypiella chromosome 16, ilPecGoss1.1, whole genome shotgun sequence contains these proteins:
- the LOC126373714 gene encoding uncharacterized protein LOC126373714, which gives rise to MFSPSEESLDVYIPSFPGSPRSLDYASETSFVDLVTFALARDFLHEDKVLLEAAEAGDDILIDSLIRKGVNVQQVDHLGRNALHLAVISGNERAITLLLEAGIATTIKDNVGMTPLSLCLMRKYVSSLYIIEEREEYMKFIMMCTPTAEEEKIIYLLIEKGAQVNDMEAPGQRQALHFAAMSNNCELVRILFHLGANPKLLNHRNETPYEVAKIYKCKEVAALIAKLTYESGLATSGEVTANTAKPTDENKQSTDKEKTGNTTSTEFTVEPSTQNVNKMEKK